The Carettochelys insculpta isolate YL-2023 chromosome 23, ASM3395843v1, whole genome shotgun sequence genome has a window encoding:
- the LOC142001081 gene encoding lysophosphatidic acid receptor 6-like isoform X2, translating to MGTTSYTRAMGHINATTVDADLEADFQYHLFSIIYSIVFVLGLIENVFALYLLSCKVKHTSHSHLYLINLAVVDTLFVCILPFKIHYHLNQNNWIFGDMACRITGTLYYINIYLSIAFFTCISMDRYIAVLHPFTYIRIRVTHYTIVVTILWLAAASVMIPLVLGGPLHNSGPGNTTACFENFSLTSWTHRMMPYNICALVFGFIIPFALILICYPLVARRIAQTKRSIHKRKALRTIYMILLICTLCFLPYHLTHLLHFLMRVQVIQSYLFTHLIYKMRRITLALVSFNCCLNPILYYYTSSSKPWHLGFKLRSRTKVYTICDGKFSGRSPQKCKAAETPTPQQWNELPFLKQGCTRDE from the exons ATGGGAACCACTTCCTATACCAGAGCCATGGGACATATTAATGCAACAACGGTTGATGCCGATTTGGAAGCAGACTTCCAGTACCATCTCTTCTCTATCATCTACAGCATTGTCTTTGTACTGGGCCTGATAGAAAATGTCTTCGCTCTCTACCTGTTGAGCTGCAAGGTCAAGCACACCTCTCATTCTCACCTATACCTCATCAACCTGGCAGTAGTAGACACcttgtttgtttgcattttgcCCTTTAAAATCCATTACCACCTGAACCAGAATAATTGGATCTTTGGGGACATGGCTTGTAGGATCACTGGCACCTTGTACTATATCAACATCTACCTGAGCATTGCCTTCTTCACCTGCATTAGCATGGATCGTTATATTGCAGTGCTGCACCCCTTCACCTACATCAGGATCAGAGTCACCCATTACACGATCGTGGTCACAATCCTTTGGCTTGCTGCTGCAAGCGTCATGATCCCGCTTGTCCTCGGAGGGCCCCTCCACAACAGTGGTCCAGGCAACACGACAGCTTGCTTTGAGAACTTTTCGCTGACCAGCTGGACCCACCGCATGATGCCCTACAACATCTGTGCCTTGGTGTTTGGCTTCATCATCCCCTTCGCCCTCATCCTCATCTGCTACCCTCTCGTTGCCAGGCGGATCGCCCAGACCAAACGCAGCATTCACAAGAGGAAGGCCTTGAGGACCATCTACATGATCCTGCTCATCTGCACCCTATGCTTCCTCCCTTATCATCTCACTCACCTGCTCCATTTCCTGATGAGGGTCCAGGTCATTCAGAGTTACCTGTTTACCCACTTAATTTACAAAATGCGCCGCATCActttggcactggtcagtttcaaCTGCTGCCTGAACCCCATCCTGTACTACTACACGTCTTCCAGCAAGCCGTGGCACCTTGGCTTCAAGCTAAGATCCAGAACCAAGGTTTACACCATCTGTGATGGTAAATTTAGTGGCCGTTCTCCTCAGAAATGCAAGGCAGCAGAGACACCAACACCACAgcagtggaatgaattgcctTTTTTAAAACAAG GGTGCACTCGTGATGAATAG
- the LOC142001081 gene encoding lysophosphatidic acid receptor 6-like isoform X1 has protein sequence MGTTSYTRAMGHINATTVDADLEADFQYHLFSIIYSIVFVLGLIENVFALYLLSCKVKHTSHSHLYLINLAVVDTLFVCILPFKIHYHLNQNNWIFGDMACRITGTLYYINIYLSIAFFTCISMDRYIAVLHPFTYIRIRVTHYTIVVTILWLAAASVMIPLVLGGPLHNSGPGNTTACFENFSLTSWTHRMMPYNICALVFGFIIPFALILICYPLVARRIAQTKRSIHKRKALRTIYMILLICTLCFLPYHLTHLLHFLMRVQVIQSYLFTHLIYKMRRITLALVSFNCCLNPILYYYTSSSKPWHLGFKLRSRTKVYTICDGKFSGRSPQKCKAAETPTPQQWNELPFLKQGQKVTSL, from the coding sequence ATGGGAACCACTTCCTATACCAGAGCCATGGGACATATTAATGCAACAACGGTTGATGCCGATTTGGAAGCAGACTTCCAGTACCATCTCTTCTCTATCATCTACAGCATTGTCTTTGTACTGGGCCTGATAGAAAATGTCTTCGCTCTCTACCTGTTGAGCTGCAAGGTCAAGCACACCTCTCATTCTCACCTATACCTCATCAACCTGGCAGTAGTAGACACcttgtttgtttgcattttgcCCTTTAAAATCCATTACCACCTGAACCAGAATAATTGGATCTTTGGGGACATGGCTTGTAGGATCACTGGCACCTTGTACTATATCAACATCTACCTGAGCATTGCCTTCTTCACCTGCATTAGCATGGATCGTTATATTGCAGTGCTGCACCCCTTCACCTACATCAGGATCAGAGTCACCCATTACACGATCGTGGTCACAATCCTTTGGCTTGCTGCTGCAAGCGTCATGATCCCGCTTGTCCTCGGAGGGCCCCTCCACAACAGTGGTCCAGGCAACACGACAGCTTGCTTTGAGAACTTTTCGCTGACCAGCTGGACCCACCGCATGATGCCCTACAACATCTGTGCCTTGGTGTTTGGCTTCATCATCCCCTTCGCCCTCATCCTCATCTGCTACCCTCTCGTTGCCAGGCGGATCGCCCAGACCAAACGCAGCATTCACAAGAGGAAGGCCTTGAGGACCATCTACATGATCCTGCTCATCTGCACCCTATGCTTCCTCCCTTATCATCTCACTCACCTGCTCCATTTCCTGATGAGGGTCCAGGTCATTCAGAGTTACCTGTTTACCCACTTAATTTACAAAATGCGCCGCATCActttggcactggtcagtttcaaCTGCTGCCTGAACCCCATCCTGTACTACTACACGTCTTCCAGCAAGCCGTGGCACCTTGGCTTCAAGCTAAGATCCAGAACCAAGGTTTACACCATCTGTGATGGTAAATTTAGTGGCCGTTCTCCTCAGAAATGCAAGGCAGCAGAGACACCAACACCACAgcagtggaatgaattgcctTTTTTAAAACAAGGTCAGAAAGTTACTAGCCTATAA